tcaaaatgggcgtggctccgccctttttcatttaatttgtctaggatacttttaacgccataagtcgaacaaaaattaaccaatccttttgaaatttggtaggggcatagattttataatattaactgttttctgtgaaaacgggcgaaatcggtttatgccacgcccagtttttatacacagtcgttcgtctgtccttccgcatggccgttaacacgataacttgagcaaaaatcgacatatctttaatgaacttagttcacgtacttacttgaactcactttattttggtatgaaaaatgaacgaaatccgacaatgaccacgcccactttttcgatatcgaaaataacgaaaaatgaaaaaaatgccataattctataccaaatacgaaaaaagggatgaaacatggtgaggtaattggattggtttattgacacgaaatataactttagaaaaaactttataaaatggttgtgacacctaccatattaagtagaagaaaatgaaaaagttccgcagggcgaaataaaaaacccttaaaatcttggcaggtattacatatataaataaattagcggtatccaacagatgatgttctgtgtcaccctggtccacattttggtcgcgatctggaaaacgccttcacatatacaactaccaccactcccttttaaaactctcattaatacctttaattttatacccatatcgtacaaacacattctagagtcaccctggtccacctttatggcgatattttgaaacggcgtccacctatagaactaaggcccacttccttttaaaatactcattaacacctttcttttgatacccatattgtacaaacaaattctagggtcacccctggtccacctttatggcgatatctcgaaacggcgtccacctatggaactaaggattactcccttttaaaatactcattaacacctttcttttgatacccatattgtacaaacaaattgtagggtcacccctggtccacctttatggcggtatctcgaaacggcgtccacctatggaactaaggattactcccttttaaaatactcattaacacctttcatttgatacccatatcgtacaaacgcattctagagtcaaccctgatccacctttatgtctatatccctaaatggcgtccacctacagaactatggcccactccctcataaaatactctttaacacctttcatttgatacccatatcgtacaaacgcattctagagtcacctctggtccacctttatggcgatatctcgaaaaggcgaccacctatacaacaaccaccactcccttttaaaaccctcattaatacctttaatttgatacccatatcgtacaaacacattctagagtcacccctggtccacctttatggcgatatttcgaaacggcgtccacctatagaactaaggcccactcccttttaaaatactcattaacaccattcgtttgatgcccatattgtacaaacaaattctagggtcacccctggtccacctttgtggcgatatctcgaaacggcgtccacctatggaactaaggattactcccttttaaaatactcattaacacctttcttttgatacccatattgtacaaacaaattctagggtcacccctggtccacctttatggcgatatctcgaaactgcgtccacctatggaactaaggataactacccttttaaaatactcattaacacctttcatttgatacccatatcgtacaaacgcattctagagtcacccctggtccacctttatggcgatatctcgaaaaggcgaccacctatacaactaccacctctcccttttaaaaccctcattaatacctttaatttgatacccatatcgaacaaacaagttctagggtcacacctggtccacctttatggcgatatctcgaaacggcgtccacctgtggaactaagcatcactcccttttaaaatactcattaacacctttcttttgatacccatatcgtacaaacgcattctagagtcacccctggtccacctttatggcgatatctcgaaaaggcgaccacctatacaactaccaccactcccttttaaaaccctccttaatacctttaatatgatacccatatcgtacaaacacattctagagtcacccctggtccacctttgtggcgatatttcgaaacggcgtccacctatagaactaaggcccactcccttttaaaatactcattaacacctttcgtttgatgcccatattgtacaaacatattctagggtcacccctggtccacctttatggcgatatctcgaaacggcgtccacctatggaactaaggattactcccttttaaaatactcattaacacctttcttttgatacccatattgtacaaacaaattctagggtcacccctggtctacctttatggcgatatctcgaaacggcatccacctatggaactaaggattactccctgttaaaatacttattaacacctttcttttgatacccatattgcacaaacgaattctagagtcacccctggcccacctttatggcgatatctcgaaacggcgtccacctatggaactaaggattactcccttttaaaatactcattaacacctttcttgtgatacccataatgtacaaacaaattctagggtcacccctggtccacctctatggcgatatctcgaaacggcgtccacctatggaactaaggattactcccttttaaaatactcattaacacctttcatttgatacccatatcgtacaaacgcattctagagtcacccctggtccacctttatggcgatatctcgaaaaggcgaccacctatacaacaaccaccactcgcttttaaaaccctcattaatacctttaatttgatacccatatcgtacaaacacatttgtcaggaatgtccaaatggattaaaatgaatagtctcaccacgtttataaaagtaatacatgtatttgtttatttaattaacaaaaggtttaggttaaattatatttcaaatgttaaggaaattgattgtaccacgaactgactaccgttctgcttcacagtcaaccagcgaatgccctcaatgctctcacaagcaaactgtcggtgacagctcggcctttcctgacattTCGTCCTGCATGGACGAATCATCGTCGTCGTCGATACCATCAAGTTCAGGAATCAATGCACACCACGGTTTTATGTGATCCACACTACATATGTTGCAATAACGTCTTTGTGTATGTGTTGAGTCTGGTAGATCTTCGATAATATATCTGTCGTAGTTAAGTACTTTCGTAACAATATATGGTCCTTTAAATGCGGGATCCAGCTTATGGGAGAGACCTGTTGCATTTGGAACATGATCAATGACCACTAAGTCGCCAACATCATATTTCTTTGGAGTTTGGTGTCTTTTGTCATAACGCTCTTTCCACTTATGTCTCTCTGCCATTATATTGTTTGCTGCTTCATCACGTTTCACCTCGATATCTGGATTACCCTTATCATCATCGTTTATAGCTTGTATCATTCGGTTGTATGTTACATCTCTGGGATTCAAATAAAACACAAGTTCATTAGGCGTGTATTTTGTTACCTCATTACGTTGGGAATTAATCGTCCATTGAATGTTTGGAAGCATTTTATCCCATGTTTTGACCGTTTCGCTCATACATTTCAAAGCGTTGATAACTGTTTTATTTACGCGTTCGGCCTGTCCGTTAGCTCTCGGTGTTCGTACTGCAGTTTTGTTGTGTTGAATACCATGATTGGAAATGAATTCTTCAAATTGCCTCGAAGTGAACGCCGTACCTCGATCTGATGTTATTTTAAGTGGTTGACCAAAAATGGCCATGATTTCTTCTAGTGCTTTTACGACTGGTTCAGTTTTCGTAGTTCTGACTGCCTTTAGGATTACGTACTTACTGAATCCGCATACAACTACTAATATGTACGAAAACCCTGATTTGCTGCGTTGGAATGCACCCACATGATCAATAAAAATGTGCCTAAATGGGATCGGCAACACATCGCTTACGTGCAATTGGCTTTGCGGTTTACCTCCCGTCATTTTATTTAAGCAACACTCTTCACAAGCTGCTATGTATGATTTGACATACCTCCTCATGCGTGGAAACCAAAAATGTTTGCATAGTCGCtgtaatgttttttctaaagaaaaatgTCCAGAGTCATCATGACATGACTTAACAACTCGCCATCTTACTGCCTTTGGTACTGCTAATTTCATTTCGCCCTTAGCTTTTCTAAATAATCGACTGTTATGCATCGTATAATCGGTTTTCATTTGCTTAATTGTAGCTTCATCTGCCGTTTCTTTCCCTGTGATTATATCGCttattcgttttaaattttcatcttGAAGTTGCATTGAGTAAATCCAATCATCCATCGTATTGCCTCGGTTAAGTTTCAATACCTTTTCTGCAACAGTGTTTGTACCTTTCGATATTTCAACAGGCGCTCGACTAAGTGAGTCTGCGTGCTGCATTTTAGACCCAGGtcgatatgtacatgtaaaatCAAATTCTTGTAGTTTTAGCCACCATCTGGCAATGCGCGGCTTCAATGCTGTAGTGGACTTAGTTGTAGCAATTGCATTGCAGTCCGTTCGTACAACAAATGGAGTACCGACTAAATAAACTCGTAATCGTTCAAGCGTCTCTACGATCGCCAATACTTCTAATTCATGTGATGGATACGTAGACTCAGCTGCATTACATCGTCTGCTGTAATAGTGTACCGGCTTCCAATCCTCGCCTTCTAGCTGCAACAACACTCCAGATAGCCCTATGGAACTAGCGTCGGTGTGTACTTCGCGGCTCTTTGTTACGTCAAACAAAACTAACACCGGCTGAGtgcaaagtgcatgttttaatttTCCAAAAGCTATGGCATGTTCGTCTGTCCACACGAATGTTTGTGCTTTCTTTAGTAACGTTGTTAGCGGCATAGCGGTACTAGCATAATCTGGTATAAACTTCCTGAAAAACCCTGTTAAGCCAAGGAATGGACGGACTTCACTTACATTAGTGGGTTGCGGAAAAgctttaattgattttgttttctccTCACCAGGCTTAATACCATCTTGGCTTACGACATGGCCTAAGAATTTAACATTTCTTGAcataaaagtacatttacttggttttagcgTGAGACCAGCATTTCGTACTGCATCCAAAAACTCGGCTAGGACATCAATACCTTCACTAACATTCTTTGTTGCAATTATAACCTCATCAACGTAGCTTATAATTTTATCTCGGTTTCTCAAACCACGTATTGGTGCATGTCGCAGTCCAAATGGCATAACATTATACTCATATAATCCCTCAGGCGTCAAAAACGCTGTGAACTTCTTGCTCTCCTCATGTAATGGAATTTGATAATATGCTGCAGTCATATCAAGGGTGGTAAAAAACGTATTACCCCCAAGCTTTGACAACTGCTCTTCTACTATTGGCATTGGGAATTGTTTTTTTATGGTGACCGCATTAagtgccctaaagtcaacgcacattctatcttCCCCGTTTGACTTCTTCACTATTACAACTGGAGCTGCGTAAGGTGATGAACTCTGACGAATTATATTGTGCTTAAGCAATTCGTCAATTATCGTGGAAAGTACATGTCTTTGGATAAAAGGTACCTGGTACTGCCTACCTGTAATTGGTTTCTCGGTGCTGAAAACGATTTCCATAGTTGTTGTTTTACAACGTCCAAGCTTTCCTAAATCTTCTGCAAAACAATCATCGCATTTCATCTTTGCTTAATGATACATTAACATTAAAACCCCATGCCGTATTTTTCTGTATTTGCATATTTCCCGACTGTATAACCAGTGAACAATCTTTTCGACATAAAACATCTCGTCCAATGAACAGATCGTATGGCATAAACTCGTCGGGTACTACATGCAATTTCGTATTAAGTGCGCTGCCTTCTATAACTAATTCTACTTCAATCTCTTCTTTGCTTTCAACGCTTGCACCCCCAAATCCCTCTAACTTTCTAACACATACTTTCTTTTCCACATTGGTTGGTACTTTGGATTCGGATATGATTGAAGTGTCGCTGCCAGTATCGATAAACGCCGAATACTGGTCACCATTCAGCAAGACCCTTGACATTAACGGTGGATATAAATTTTCACTAACTACCTTCGCAACCGTTGATTTTTCATAGCGGCAAGACTTAGAATCGTGTCCCACCTTGTTACATTTTGCGCATCTTTCCTTTCTTGCAGGCTTTGGACATTTTGCTGCAATGTGTCCATACTCGTTGCAATTAaaacattttgtatattttttctctGTAGTAACATTTCGTGTTACCTCGTTTACATTTCTATTACCACTATCTGTACCTTTGAACGCACAATATACATTTGCTAAACTATCAAGAGATCGCAATAAATCGTTACATGTTGATAATTTCATTGCCATAAGGGTTCGTGTTAAATTACTGTCATTTAACCCCCCAATAATATATGTATTGATTGATTCTTCATCAACCTTACCTCGCCTACCAATATTTAACATAGCGTAATAGTATTGACTATAAGTTTCATTTGTTCGCATCTTTCTTCGTGATAATTCCGTGTGCACTTCTGCCGTACACATTGTGAAAGGAAAGTCTGTTTGAAATGCTGATACAAAAGCTGACCATCGTTGAAATACGGTTTGTGCATCGAGCCATTCTTTGGCCACCCCTTTCAACTTTGATTGAGCGGCTAACAAAATTTCTTGCTCAGACCATCCGTATGCTTCTCGTAGCTGTATAACTTTATCAACAAACTGTTTCGATGTTAAACTCCCTTTTAATGGATCAAAACCCGGTAATATTGTGATTATGTCGTGTACTGCGCTTCTTTTCCATTCACGTTGCGTCATTGGGACTAACAATGGACGATCTGCTATTGGTGTACCATTAAAATCATGTTCCGATGAACTCCTTGGTATTTCAGCGTGAACCTCTGTTGTGGCAGTTGAATGGTTGTCGTGGCAACTTGCTTCTGCTGGAATCGTTCTGGCGTTCGACGGTGTTAACGTTTGCCTTGTCTGTACTGTCACCAAATCGTTTACAGACTTAGCTAGCCCCGCAATAATGCCACGCATTTCTTCCATTTGCTTCTGCATAGCTGTAACTTCGCTGCTTACCTCCAACTCTTCAGCATCAACTTCATCAACGCCGTACATTTCtgtcaatttaataatttttgttgctttattgccCATTACCGTCGCACCTTGGTTTTGTAGCTTGTTGTTGATTTGATTAACCTTTAAAGTgtttaatttgataatttttccCATATTATAGCGCAATTAACTTTTCTGCATGCAATTGTCatccaaaaaaatgaaaaaaaaaattgtcttgcttctttttttttccaGTTCTGCAGAAATTCACTTGTAATCACGTTGGTTTTTCTTGAACGTCTCGCCGTTGTTCAGCCCGTATGGCTCACAATAATTCTCCTCAATAGAATTCCAGAACGTTCTTCAATATTGCAGCTATAAACACCACTGCCCCTTTTTCGTTGCTCTTAAGCCGTTgccaaaaacacaaaacaaaataaatctaCTCTTGCTGTTgtcttatttttttgttgttgttgcgttcTCGTCGTTTTATTTGTATCGAAGTCGTTGCAAACACACAAACTACACACGCTACTTCGATTGTTGATTCGTTTGCGTTTACCTTTTGTTTTGTACGTATGCAAAGTCACTTGCCGTTGTAACTTTTCGTATGTAACTGTTGCAAATGATCTCTTAAATATGTTAAGAGTCGTTTGAAGCAATTTTGTTtgctctttttctttttaaacttaTTCGTTGATTCGCTTACTTGTGGTATTTTTCCCCTCGCTTGTATCGTTGATTGAAAATTCAATTCGTATGTAGGAATGTATGTAAAATATGTTCATATCACTTCTGAGATGTCAGGAATGTCCAAATGGATTAAAATGAATAGTCTCACCACGTTTATAAAAGTAAtacatgtatttgtttatttaattaacaaaaggtttaggttaaattatatttcaaatgttaaggaaattgattgtaccacgaactgactaccgttcttcttcacagtcaaccagcgaatgccctcaatgctctcacaagcaaactgtcggtgacacattctagagtcacccctggtccacttttatggcgatatttcgaaacggcatccacctatagaactaaggcccactcccttttaaaatactcattaacaccattcgtttgatgcccatattgtacaaacaaattctagggtcacccctggtccacctttatggcgatatctcgaaacggcgtccacctatggaactaaggattactcccttttaaaatactcattaacacctttcatttgatacccatatcgtacaaacaaattctagtcaaccctgatccacctttatggctatatccctaaatggcgtccacctatagaactatggcccactccctcataaaatactctttaatgcctttcatttgatacgcatgtcatacaaacacattccagggtttccttcggttcattttcctacatggttattttcccttatgttgtcaccatagctctcaactgagtatgtaatgttcggttacacccgaacttaaccttccttacttgtttgattatATCTTTtgaaagaaatacaatttttgattttaatttttctaagtttatttgtaattttctaaacttcaATCTCAATTTTCTCAACTAAAACTGAAGGTGTATTCTAAGGTCTGATCCAAAgcaccaaaaacaaaaacattgaaatattGCACGAAAAATATACGACTTTTAATTTTGACTTATGTATTTGTATACATTTTGAAACACGctatttgaaattaaattaattggTGCTTAAAATTTATTTGATTCATTTTCAAAGTTTTCGACATTTATTGGTGAATTCGGAGCAGAATTTTCCAAATTATTTTGCTTAAGCAAGCTTCGTACCGATAATTTGGCAAGTTGAGCACATAACTCATCTATCCGTTCTGACTTAAGTttcaatatattttccaaatGAGCAATTTTTTGATTTGCGGCGCTTAGATAAGACTCTTTGCCCTGCGAATCGCGAAGAGTTTGTTCATAAATAGAATATAAAACCATCTTTTGAGGGACCTGAACTATAGCGTcaccaatttttttgttaatattcacCACAATTACATCGTCGTTTTGGGACCAAGCTTCTTCATGCTCCTCACTTCTTTGAACCTTTCTGGCATTGCGGTCATGGATCTTTATATCATAAAGCAGCGATTCTATTGCTCCTGGCGTGCCCTTCGCCAACTCTTGCATAGTAGACTTAGTCTGTTGAAGGCCAATCTTTCCTAGCGCTTTAAAATTAAGAGTTTCCCAGTTTTcaagttttaattgtgtgttgtTTCGTGGAGGGTAATTATGTAAATCGATTAATTTAGGATACAATTTCTTCAGTAAATTAGCAACTAGAACTGCGTCCGAACACTCTCTATGCAATTTGTTTGGATTTATTTGTTGCTCAGCCAACCAATTTTTCAGTTCAGAAAGTTCTTCATCTGTTAATCTTTTTGGCATTTTGACGTTGGGTGTGAAATCAAGTTTTtctttttagaatttttaaaatatagctTTGAAAGTCGATcaggttttgaaaaaaaattaaacgcTTTCTTTACCGTGAACGTATGTACTATCATATTACAGTGATAAATACTCATATTTCTTTAAATTAACTACAAATTGGTATAATCTTACGGACTATATAATAGACCACCCACAATGGCAAAGTTTTGACTTTCTGTGGTCAACCGGcagtttctgtgaaaatggataTACAAATTAATATTGTACAAAAGCTGGACATCTGTAGTAAAAAATTTCAAAGGCTAAAAATGCACCAAAAAATTGTGTATGGCCTTAATGGCTAATCTCTCTTAAAGGTAAAAGTGTagaacagcggtcgactgctaatacgcgccaAAAAATTCAAGGTGGTGTCACACGACGCGTATTGACCGCGACAACAATAATCCCAAGGCGGA
The Eurosta solidaginis isolate ZX-2024a chromosome 5, ASM4086904v1, whole genome shotgun sequence DNA segment above includes these coding regions:
- the LOC137253735 gene encoding sperm flagellar protein 1-like, with amino-acid sequence MPKRLTDEELSELKNWLAEQQINPNKLHRECSDAVLVANLLKKLYPKLIDLHNYPPRNNTQLKLENWETLNFKALGKIGLQQTKSTMQELAKGTPGAIESLLYDIKIHDRNARKVQRSEEHEEAWSQNDDVIVVNINKKIGDAIVQVPQKMVLYSIYEQTLRDSQGKESYLSAANQKIAHLENILKLKSERIDELCAQLAKLSVRSLLKQNNLENSAPNSPINVENFENESNKF